The sequence below is a genomic window from Nitrospirota bacterium.
AGGTTCCTGTCGAGATCAGGCCGCAGAGAAGGATGGCGCTTGCATTCAGATGGCTCATTAATTACTCCAGAGGTCGTGGTGAGAAAACCATGCGGGAGAGGTTGGCGGGAGAGTTACTCGATGCATTTAACAATACCGGTGCTTCCATTAAGAAGAAGGAAGATACCCATAAAATGGCAGATGCTAATAAGGCGTTTGCGCATTATAGATGGTAGAGAGATTAAGGGAGATATATCTTGTCACGCGGTCCTTTAGAAACAACACGCAATATCGGTATCATGGCACACATCGATGCCGGGAAAACTACCACTACCGAAAGGATACTCTATTATACTGGTGTAACCTATAAGATCGGCGAAGTTCATGAGGGTACTGCGGTCATGGACTGGATGGTGCAGGAGCAGGAGCGCGGCATTACTATCACGTCAGCGGCAACCACCTGTACTTGGCGTGACCATAGAATCAATATCATCGACACCCCTGGCCACGTAGATTTTACGATAGAAGTTGAACGCTCCCTCAGAGTCCTTGATGGTGCTGTTGCCGTGTTTGACTCCGTTTCCGGTGTTGAGCCGCAGTCGGAGACGGTATGGCGCCAGGCAAATAAATATAATGTCCCCCGAATTGCCTTTATGAATAAGATGGACAGGATGGGCGCAGATTTCTATATGTGCATAAACAGTATGGTCGACAGGCTCGGCGCAAACCCTGTGCCTATCCAGATACCGATCGGTGCAGAAGATCAGTTCAGAGGCCCTATCGACCTCATTTCGATGAAGGCCTTTTTCTATGATGACGAAGCGCTTGGAGCAAAATATGTCGAAGGTGAGATACCTGCCGAATATCTTGATCAGGCCAAAGAATACAGAGAGAAGATGATTGAGGCTGTTTCCGATGTTGATGAAAGGGTGATGGACAAGTTTCTTAATGGAGAGGAAGTGACTGCTGAGGAAATCCGCGCGGCCCTGAGAAAGGGTGCGATTGAGATGAAGATTACCCCGGTGATCTGTGGCACAGCCTTCAAAAATAAGGGAGTTCAGCATCTTCTTGACGCCATTGTAGACTATCTGCCCTCGCCCTACGACATACCGCCTGTGATTGGCATATCGCCAGATGATAATTCAGAACAGATCAGAAAACCTGAGGCCAAGGAGCCTTTTTCTGCCTTTGCATTCAAGATCATGACCGATCCGTTTGTTGGCCAGCTTACATTTCTCAGGGTTTATTCAGGAACCATGAATGCGGGATCATATATTTATAACTCTACAAAAGGAACCAAAGAGCGCGTCGGAAGACTCCTCAAGATGCACGCGAACAAGAGAGAGGATATTAAGGAGGTTTCTGCCGGCGATATCGCTGCTGCAGTTGGCCTTAAGTCAACTCTTACCGGGGATACGCTCTGCGATGAAAAGCTTCCGGTCATTCTTGAAGCCATGGAGTTTCCTGATCCTGTCATTTCCGTTGCGATAGAGCCGAAGACAAAGCCGGACCAGGAAAAACTGTCCCAGTCTCTTGCAAAGCTTGCCCAGGAGGATCCTTCGTTCAGGGTTTCTGTTAATGAGGAGACCGGCCAGACGCTTATCGCCGGTATGGGCGAACTTCATCTCGAAATCATTGTCGACAGGCTCACGCGCGAGTTTAAGGTTGGAGCGAATGTCGGCAAGCCTCAGGTTGCCTATAGGGAAACGATTCGTGCGGCTGCAAAGGCTGAGGGGAAGTTTGTCCGTCAGAGCGGCGGCCGTGGACAATATGGGCATGTCTATCTCGAGATAATGCCGCTTGAGCCCGGTAAAGGTTTTGAGTTTGTGAGTAAAGTCGTAGGCGGAACCGTACCGCGTGAATATTGGAATGCTGTTGAAAAGGGCGTCAAAGAGGCTGCTGACGGTGGTGTGCTTGCCGGGTATCCCTTTGTTGATTTCAGAGTAACGCTTACAGACGGTTCATATCACGAGGTCGACTCCTCTGAAATG
It includes:
- the fusA gene encoding elongation factor G, which produces MLSRGPLETTRNIGIMAHIDAGKTTTTERILYYTGVTYKIGEVHEGTAVMDWMVQEQERGITITSAATTCTWRDHRINIIDTPGHVDFTIEVERSLRVLDGAVAVFDSVSGVEPQSETVWRQANKYNVPRIAFMNKMDRMGADFYMCINSMVDRLGANPVPIQIPIGAEDQFRGPIDLISMKAFFYDDEALGAKYVEGEIPAEYLDQAKEYREKMIEAVSDVDERVMDKFLNGEEVTAEEIRAALRKGAIEMKITPVICGTAFKNKGVQHLLDAIVDYLPSPYDIPPVIGISPDDNSEQIRKPEAKEPFSAFAFKIMTDPFVGQLTFLRVYSGTMNAGSYIYNSTKGTKERVGRLLKMHANKREDIKEVSAGDIAAAVGLKSTLTGDTLCDEKLPVILEAMEFPDPVISVAIEPKTKPDQEKLSQSLAKLAQEDPSFRVSVNEETGQTLIAGMGELHLEIIVDRLTREFKVGANVGKPQVAYRETIRAAAKAEGKFVRQSGGRGQYGHVYLEIMPLEPGKGFEFVSKVVGGTVPREYWNAVEKGVKEAADGGVLAGYPFVDFRVTLTDGSYHEVDSSEMAFKIAGSMGFKECAKKAKPIILEPIMNVEVVTPEDYMGDVIGDLNSRRGKIQNMEQRGKAQVIKSQVPLSEMFGYATDLRSRTQGRATYTMQFANYDEVPKGIAEGIIAKVKGE